In the genome of Plasmodium falciparum 3D7 genome assembly, chromosome: 2, one region contains:
- a CDS encoding serine repeat antigen 4 — translation MKIHIFLIATIYVLFSEKLIKWTTASTTQGGDTDTHPGTPPGEGSDVSQGAGQDASQGAGQDANPDPTLPKPPSPPADDTKDTGSQGDADSSSSKIEIPPLVKPENHKTIVSAMLKNYKGVKVTGTCGADFGLFLVPHIYVHVKSEDTEIELSSELAPPEMQTKFDKTQLKKFCVKDDTKKFDFIAYIYKDILVFKWKVYEEGLSKEQDVDEMKYLLPNLKQPITSIQVHSWTGTKESYILESKDYVLGEGMPEKCDAIATDCFLSGFTDIGKCFQCKLLMQEKNINDSCFKYVSSNQKELIKKQLKITAQDDEESSEYHLSESIKNLLKNIYKKNNDDNKKKELLHFENVNSALKSELLNYCNLLKEVNMNGVLKDHQLGNVQDVFNNLTKLLEEHKEENDNVLYHKMKNEALCLKNVNDWMKNKTGLLLPQLSYDLTYKNNNFTEFTQNKSYTSQNIVDKLYCNHEYCNRLKDHNNCISKINVEDQKNCALSWAFASKYHLETIKCMKGYEPLNASVLYVTNCLKNKNKDVCTEGSNPLVFLETIEEKGFLPTESNYPYDQSKVGDICPQLQNDWDNVFENTKVLDYNNGPFSVGTKGYIAYESEAFQKDMHSFVKLVKDEIMNKGSVIAYVKAENVLGYELNGKKVQNLCGDKTPDHVVNIVGYGNYINNKGEKKSYWIVRNSWGKYWGDDGYFKVDMYGPSTCEDNFIHTVVVFNVQVPINEKFDKKEHDIYNYYLKTSPEFYHNLYYKTFNSNKEEKSMNKNSYVYGQDTTPVENEAPRSGVQKPTELSSTESQTVSPPNESQTESLLSGGSQVTNPTLTQSTSSSSGQQETGPLSTQGLSPATGDPKGKEQEASPAEGLSGVLNPTKEVTSEEKIQIIHLLKHIKNSKIRRGLVKYNHEFEVGDNSCSRSTSKNAEMHDECVNICEKYWPECRGTAVPGYCLSTHDDKNECDFCYV, via the exons ATGAAGATACACATTTTTTTGATCGCAACCATAt ATGTATTATTTAGTGAAAAGTTAATAAAATGGACAACCGCCAGTACTACTCAAGGAGGTGATACAGATACACATCCAGGTACTCCTCCAGGTGAAGGTTCAGATGTTAGTCAAGGCGCAGGTCAAGATGCTAGTCAAGGTGCAGGTCAAGATGCTAATCCAGATCCAACTCTACCTAAACCACCAAGTCCTCCTGCTGATGATACAAAAGATACTGGTTCCCAAGGAGATGCCGATTCTTCATCTTCAAAAATAGAAATCCCTCCATTAGTAAAGCCTGAAAATCATAAAACTATAGTTTCTGCtatgttaaaaaattataaaggtGTAAAAGTTACTGGAACATGTGGTGCAGATTTTGGTTTATTTTTAGTACCTCATATTTATGTTCATGTTAAATCAGAAGATACTGAAATTGAATTATCATCAGAATTAGCACCACCAGAAATGCAAACAAAATTTGATAAGACTCAATTGAAAAAATTTTGTGTGAAAGATGACACAAAAAAATTTGATTTCATAGCGTATATTTATAAGGATATCCTAGTTTTTAAATGGAAAGTATACGAAGAAGGATTATCCAAGGAACAAG ATGTGGATGAAATGAAGTATTTATTACCAAACTTAAAGCAACCAATAACATCCATTCAAGTACATAGCTGGACAGGAACTAAAGAATCTTACATACTTGAAAGTAAAGATTATGTCTTAGGAGAAGGAATGCCTG AAAAATGTGATGCTATAGCTACCGACTGTTTCTTAAGTGGATTTACTGATATCGGAAAATGTTTCCAATGTAAATTGTTAATgcaggaaaaaaatataaatgattctTGTTTCAAATATGTCTCTAGTAATCAAAAGGAATTAATAAAGAAGCAATTAAAAATCACAGCACAAGATGATGAGGAATCTAGCGAATATCATTTGAGCGAATCAATAAAGAACctattgaaaaatatatacaaaaagaataatgatgataataagaaaaaagaacTATTACATTTTGAAAATGTGAATAGTGCTTTAAAATctgaattattaaattattgtaatttattaaaagaagtaAATATGAATGGTGTTTTGAAAGATCACCAATTAGGTAATGTACAAGATGTATTTAATAACTtaacaaaattattagaagaacataaagaagaaaacgaTAATGTACTTTatcataaaatgaaaaatgaagcATTgtgtttaaaaaatgtaaatgactggatgaaaaataaaacaggATTACTATTACCACAATTATCATATGATCTAACATATAAGAACAATAATTTTACAGAATTCACACAAAATAAAAGTTACACTTCTCAAAATATTGTagataaattatattgtaaTCATGAATATTGTAATAGATTAAAAgatcataataattgtatatcCAAAATAAATGTAGAAGATCAAAAGAATTGTGCCTTATCATGGGCCTTTGCATCTAAATACCATTTAGAAACTATTAAATGTATGAAAGGATATGAACCTCTAAATGCATCTGTATTATATGTAACAAATTgtcttaaaaataaaaataaagatgtaTGTACTGAAGGATCGAATCCTTTAGTGTTCTTAGAAACCATTGAAGAAAAGGGATTCTTGCCAACAGAATCGAATTATCCATATGATCAATCTAAAGTTGGAGATATATGTCCACAATTACAAAATGATTGGGATAATGTATTCGAAAATACAAAAGTATTAGATTATAACAATGGACCTTTTTCTGTCGGTACTAAAGGATATATTGCCTATGAAAGTGAAGCATTTCAGAAAGATATGCATTCATTTGTTAAATTAGTAAAAGATGAAATAATGAACAAAGGTTCAGTTATTGCTTATGTAAAAGCTGAAAATGTTTTGGGTTATGAACTAAACGGAAAGAAAGTTCAAAACTTATGTGGTGATAAAACACCTGATCATGTAGTTAATATTGTTGGTTAtggtaattatataaataataaaggtGAGAAAAAATCCTATTGGATTGTAAGAAATAGTTGGGGTAAATATTGGGGAGACGATGGTTACTTTAAAGTTGATATGTATGGACCATCAACATGTGAAGATAATTTCATTCATACTGTAGTAGTATTTAATGTTCAAGTAcctataaatgaaaaatttgaTAAGAAGGagcatgatatatataattactacTTGAAAACTTCTCCAGAATTTTATCACAACCTTTACtataaaacatttaattCAAACAAAGAGGAAAAATCTATGAACAAGAATTCTTATGTTTATGGTCAAGATACGACACCAGTAGAAAATGAAGCACCGAGAAGTGGAGTACAAAAACCGACAGAATTATCATCAACTGAATCTCAAACAGTATCACCACCAAATGAATCTCAAACAGAATCGTTATTAAGTGGAGGTTCACAAGTAACAAATCCAACGTTAACACAAAGTACATCCTCATCAAGCGGACAACAAGAAACAGGGCCCTTATCAACACAAGGACTATCACCAGCAACTGGAGATCCAAAAGGAAAAGAACAAGAAGCATCACCGGCAGAAGGATTATCAGGAGTATTAAATCCTACGAAGGAAGTTACATCTGAAGAAAAGATCCAAATAATACATCTATTGAAACATATAAAGAATAGTAAAATTAGAAGAGGTTTAGTTAAATATAATCATGAATTTGAAGTAGGAGATAATTCTTGTTCTAGATCTACTTCAAAAAATGCAGAAATGCATGATGAATGTGTAAACATTTGTGAAAAATATTGGCCTGAATGTAGAGGAACGGCTGTTCCTGGATATTGTTTAAGTACACATGATGACAAAAATGAATGTGATTTCTgttatgtataa
- a CDS encoding serine repeat antigen 5, whose product MKSYISLFFILCVIFNKNVIKCTGESQTGNTGGGQAGNTGGDQAGSTGGSPQGSTGASPQGSTGASPQGSTGASQPGSSEPSNPVSSGHSVSTVSVSQTSTSSEKQDTIQVKSALLKDYMGLKVTGPCNENFIMFLVPHIYIDVDTEDTNIELRTTLKKTNNAISFESNSGSLEKKKYVKLPSNGTTGEQGSSTGTVRGDTEPISDSSSSSSSSSSSSSSSSSSSSSSSSSSSESLPANGPDSPTVKPPRNLQNICETGKNFKLVVYIKENTLILKWKVYGETKDTTENNKVDVRKYLINEKETPFTNILIHAYKEHNGTNLIESKNYAIGSDIPEKCDTLASNCFLSGNFNIEKCFQCALLVEKENKNDVCYKYLSEDIVSKFKEIKAETEDDDEDDYTEYKLTESIDNILVKMFKTNENNDKSELIKLEEVDDSLKLELMNYCSLLKDVDTTGTLDNYGMGNEMDIFNNLKRLLIYHSEENINTLKNKFRNAAVCLKNVDDWIVNKRGLVLPELNYDLEYFNEHLYNDKNSPEDKDNKGKGVVHVDTTLEKEDTLSYDNSDNMFCNKEYCNRLKDENNCISNLQVEDQGNCDTSWIFASKYHLETIRCMKGYEPTKISALYVANCYKGEHKDRCDEGSSPMEFLQIIEDYGFLPAESNYPYNYVKVGEQCPKVEDHWMNLWDNGKILHNKNEPNSLDGKGYTAYESERFHDNMDAFVKIIKTEVMNKGSVIAYIKAENVMGYEFSGKKVQNLCGDDTADHAVNIVGYGNYVNSEGEKKSYWIVRNSWGPYWGDEGYFKVDMYGPTHCHFNFIHSVVIFNVDLPMNNKTTKKESKIYDYYLKASPEFYHNLYFKNFNVGKKNLFSEKEDNENNKKLGNNYIIFGQDTAGSGQSGKESNTALESAGTSNEVSERVHVYHILKHIKDGKIRMGMRKYIDTQDVNKKHSCTRSYAFNPENYEKCVNLCNVNWKTCEEKTSPGLCLSKLDTNNECYFCYV is encoded by the exons ATGAAGTCATATATTTCCTTGTTTTTCATATTGT gtgttatatttaacaaaaatgttataaaatgtaCAGGAGAAAGTCAAACAGGTAATACAGGAGGAGGTCAAGCAGGTAATACAGGAGGAGATCAAGCAGGTAGTACAGGAGGAAGTCCACAAGGTAGTACGGGAGCAAGTCCACAAGGTAGTACGGGAGCAAGTCCACAAGGTAGTACGGGAGCAAGTCAACCCGGAAGTTCCGAACCAAGCAATCCTGTAAGTTCCGGACATTCTGTAAGTACTGTATCAGTATCACAAACTTCAACTTCTTCAGAAAAACAGGATACAATTCAAGTAAAATCAGCTTTATTAAAAGATTATATGGGTTTAAAAGTTACTGGTCCATGTAACGAAAATTTCATAATGTTCTTAGTtcctcatatatatattgatgttGATACAGAAGATACTAATATCGAATTAAGAACAACattgaaaaaaacaaataatgcAATATCATTTGAATCAAACAGTGGTtcattagaaaaaaaaaaatatgtaaaactACCATCAAATGGTACAACTGGTGAACAAGGTTCAAGTACGGGAACAGTTAGAGGAGATACAGAACCAATTTCAGATTCAAGCTCAAGTTCAAGTTCAAGCTCTAGTTCAAGTTCAAGTTCAAGTTCAAGTTCTAGTTCAAGTTCTAGTTCAAGTTCAGAAAGTCTTCCTGCTAATGGACCTGATTCCCCTACTGTTAAACCGCCAAgaaatttacaaaatatatgtgaAACTGGAAAAAACTTCAAGTTGGTAGTATATATTAAGGAGAATACATTAATACTTAAATGGAAAGTATACGGAGAAACAAAAGATACTACTgaaa ataaCAAAGTTGATGTAAGAAAGTATTTGATAAATGAAAAGGAAACCCCATTTACTAATATACTAATACATGCGTATAAAGAACATAATGGAACAAACTTAATAGAAAGTAAAAACTACGCAATAGGATCAGACATTCCAG aAAAATGTGATACCTTAGCTTCCAATTGCTTTTTAAGTGGTAATTTTAACATTGAAAAATGCTTTCAATGTGCTCTTTTagtagaaaaagaaaataaaaatgacgTATGTTACAAATACCTATCTGAAGATATTGTAAGTAAATTCAAAGAAATAAAAGCTGAGAcagaagatgatgatgaagatgattaTACTGAATATAAATTAACAGAATctattgataatatattagtaaaaatgtttaaaacaaatgaaaataatgataaatcagaattaataaaattagaaGAAGTAGATGATAGTTTGAAATTAGAATTAATGAATTACTGTAGTTTACTTAAAGACGTAGATACAACAGGTACCTTAGATAATTATGGGATGGGAAATGAAAtggatatatttaataacttAAAGAgattattaatttatcattcagaagaaaatattaatactttaaaaaataaattccgTAATGCAGCTGTATGTCTTAAAAATGTTGATGATTGGATTGTAAATAAGAGAGGTTTAGTATTACCTGAATTAAATTATGATTTAGAATATTTCAatgaacatttatataatgataaaaattctCCAGaagataaagataataaaggAAAAGGTGTCGTACATGTTGATACAACTttagaaaaagaagataCTTTATCATATGATAACTCAGATAATATGTTTTGTAATAAAGAATATTGTAACAGattaaaagatgaaaataattgtatatCTAATCTTCAAGTTGAAGATCAAGGTAATTGTGATACTTCATGGATTTTTGCTTCAAAATATCATTTAGAAACTATTAGATGTATGAAAGGATATGAACCTACCAAAATTTCTGCTCTTTATGTAGCTAATTGTTATAAAGGTGAACATAAAGATAGATGTGATGAAGGTTCTAGTCCAATGGAATTCTTACAAATTATTGAAGATTATGGATTCTTACCAGCAGAATCAAATTATCCATATAACTATGTGAAAGTTGGAGAACAATGTCCAAAGGTAGAAGATCACTGGATGAATCTATGGGATAATGGAAAAATCTTACATAACAAAAATGAACCTAATAGTTTAGATGGTAAGGGATATACTGCATATGAAAGTGAAAGATTTCATGATAATATGGATGCATttgttaaaattattaaaactgAAGTAATGAATAAAGGTTCAGTTATTGCATATATTAAAGCTGAAAATGTTATGGGATATGAATTTAGTGGAAAGAAAGTACAGAACTTATGTGGTGATGATACAGCTGATCATGCAGTTAATATTGTTGGTTATGGTAATTATGTGAATAGCgaaggagaaaaaaaatccTATTGGATTGTAAGAAACAGTTGGGGTCCATATTGGGGAGATGAAGGTTATTTTAAAGTAGATATGTATGGACCAACTCATTGTCATTTTAACTTTATTCACAGTGTTGTTATATTCAATGTTGATTTAcctatgaataataaaacaacTAAAAAAGaatcaaaaatatatgattattatttaaaggcCTCTCCAGAATTTTATCATAACCTTTACTTTAAGAATTTTAATGTTGGTAAGAAAAATTTATTCTCTGAAAAGGAAGATAAtgaaaacaacaaaaaattaGGTAACAACTATATTATATTCGGTCAAGATACGGCAGGATCAGGACAAAGTGGAAAGGAAAGCAATACTGCATTAGAATCTGCAGGAACTTCAAATGAAGTCTCAGAACGTGTTCATGTTTATCAcatattaaaacatataaaggATGGCAAAATAAGAATGGGTATGcgtaaatatatagatacacAAGATGTAAATAAGAAACATTCTTGTACAAGATCCTATGCATTTAATCCAGAgaattatgaaaaatgtgTAAATTTATGTAATGTGAACTGGAAAACATGCGAGGAAAAAACATCACCAGGACTTTGTTTATCCAAATTGGATACAAATAACGAATGTTATTTCtgttatgtataa